In Virgibacillus sp. NKC19-16, a single genomic region encodes these proteins:
- a CDS encoding DUF4127 family protein → MRIIYIPIDERPCNTEVVKRIANSTSDIELLLPPAELFGLKKSPSNTERLWEWLQKEAEDSDAVILSIDMIIYGGIIPSRLHEMSEETGLMWMERLRSFHKAFPNLPIYASNLIMRTPKYSSGDEEPSYYEYYGREIFLQAYLKDKKTHDILSSEELDQLQDLEREIPQEFIEDYETRRSFNVMINECVLDLVKEGVLTFLAIPQDDSAEYGYTAMDQKVISFKRIKLRLYKQVHIYPGADEVGATLLARVYNGLKGLKPKIYPIWSSTLGAQLIPMYEDRPFAESMKGHILAAGCQLVDHPDSADLILAYNTPGRVMQESWDQSKKDITYSTFRNMMSFTDQIKQAIESGKKVIVADSAYANGGDLELIALLDEEEILDKLLSYKGWNTNCNTLGTTISQGVIGQFGNADRIKENIMYHLLDDYFYQAEIRMEMVSDFLLTHNLSYFDLKDKAKLVNLERDQRLLSRFQAEIKNSFKHSEIEELHTYAPWNRMFECGIELKVKFK, encoded by the coding sequence ATGAGAATTATCTATATTCCAATAGACGAACGGCCATGTAATACAGAGGTTGTTAAACGGATAGCAAACTCAACATCAGATATTGAATTACTATTGCCTCCTGCAGAATTGTTTGGATTGAAAAAGAGCCCTTCAAACACGGAGAGATTATGGGAATGGCTTCAAAAGGAAGCAGAAGATTCAGATGCTGTTATTCTAAGTATTGATATGATCATTTATGGTGGCATCATACCTTCACGTTTACATGAGATGTCTGAAGAGACCGGTTTGATGTGGATGGAACGATTGCGTTCATTTCACAAAGCTTTTCCAAATCTACCTATCTACGCATCGAATTTAATCATGCGTACACCAAAGTATAGTTCAGGTGATGAAGAGCCTTCGTATTATGAGTATTATGGTCGTGAAATATTCTTACAAGCCTATTTGAAGGATAAAAAAACACATGATATTCTATCTTCTGAAGAATTGGACCAGCTCCAGGACTTAGAGCGCGAGATACCTCAGGAATTTATCGAGGATTATGAAACAAGAAGATCGTTTAATGTAATGATTAATGAATGTGTCCTAGATCTTGTGAAGGAAGGAGTCTTGACCTTTTTAGCCATCCCACAAGATGACAGTGCGGAATACGGGTATACGGCAATGGATCAAAAAGTGATTAGTTTCAAACGCATTAAACTACGCTTATACAAACAGGTTCATATTTATCCTGGGGCAGATGAAGTTGGGGCAACACTACTTGCACGTGTTTATAATGGTTTAAAAGGTTTAAAACCAAAAATTTATCCAATTTGGAGTAGTACACTTGGGGCGCAACTCATCCCAATGTATGAGGATCGTCCTTTTGCAGAAAGCATGAAAGGACATATCTTGGCGGCAGGATGTCAACTGGTAGATCATCCTGATTCTGCGGATTTAATTTTAGCTTATAATACACCAGGTCGTGTTATGCAAGAGTCGTGGGATCAGTCTAAAAAGGACATCACCTATTCGACTTTTCGAAATATGATGTCTTTCACTGATCAAATAAAGCAGGCGATAGAGTCCGGTAAAAAGGTGATCGTTGCGGACTCTGCCTATGCAAATGGTGGTGATCTAGAACTTATTGCGTTATTGGATGAAGAGGAAATCCTTGATAAATTGCTATCGTATAAGGGATGGAATACAAATTGTAATACGTTAGGTACGACCATTTCCCAAGGTGTCATCGGACAGTTTGGGAATGCAGATAGGATAAAAGAAAATATTATGTATCATCTATTGGATGATTATTTCTATCAAGCGGAGATACGAATGGAAATGGTAAGTGATTTTCTGTTAACCCATAACCTTAGTTATTTTGATTTAAAGGACAAAGCTAAATTAGTAAATTTAGAACGAGATCAACGCTTGCTTAGTCGTTTTCAAGCGGAGATTAAAAATAGTTTTAAACATAGTGAAATTGAAGAATTACATACCTATGCTCCATGGAATCGGATGTTTGAGTGTGGAATCGAGTTGAAAGTTAAATTTAAGTAA
- a CDS encoding ROK family protein has product MRNFLAFDIGGTLLKYGVLNETGGIIEKNEMVTEAHLGGIEVLKKVKHIGDGLMKSYNISGICISTAGQVDSKNGEILYASSLVPHYTGMHIKKELEAYFSLPVAVENDVNCVGIAESWIGKGKDAKSLFCLTIGTGIGGSYIIDNKLHTGHSFSGGEIGYIPIEGSQLEELASTRTLVRNVASEKGIEENKITGKEIFELALKGDDICIQEIERLVYYLSKGIATIAYMMNPEMIVIGGGITNQKDYLYPLIMEQLEKDIIPSLLRKTKIEIADHLNDAGMIGALRHFLIQESLQPYNRITTMIESNNHKLTKGESMIAKYIMMNLSDVPSNTISEMAQKINVSESMITRFCKKLEIGSFNELRLMAKEAIIGTRLHDKSDTSSLVKVRQDYINILNNIETLNQSNDIRLLKEQFTKAKQVLLYGSGDMAFIMNSVKYKLMKLGKPIDAFSNRYQMEMSTDLLNPDMIVIGLSLSGYDTEVIDMFQVAKAKGAMTVGITSQQDAPLLEGADMSFLIPTADEVDSELNSISEISLYYLLDIFFKEEQTIKTKEVI; this is encoded by the coding sequence ATGAGGAATTTTTTGGCATTTGATATTGGGGGTACGCTACTTAAATATGGTGTTCTAAATGAAACGGGAGGTATTATTGAAAAAAATGAAATGGTAACAGAGGCCCATTTGGGTGGGATAGAGGTGTTAAAGAAAGTAAAACACATTGGCGATGGATTGATGAAATCGTATAACATTAGTGGGATATGTATTAGTACTGCTGGGCAGGTAGATTCAAAGAACGGGGAAATTTTGTACGCCTCTTCTCTTGTCCCTCATTACACAGGGATGCATATAAAGAAAGAGTTAGAAGCTTATTTTAGTTTACCTGTTGCGGTCGAAAATGATGTGAATTGTGTTGGGATAGCAGAGTCGTGGATTGGTAAAGGAAAAGATGCAAAAAGCCTGTTTTGTTTAACCATCGGTACTGGTATTGGTGGAAGTTATATTATTGATAATAAGTTGCATACCGGTCACAGCTTTAGTGGTGGTGAAATTGGTTATATCCCAATTGAAGGAAGTCAATTAGAAGAACTTGCTTCAACAAGAACTTTAGTTAGAAATGTAGCAAGTGAAAAAGGGATTGAAGAGAATAAAATAACCGGTAAAGAGATTTTTGAATTAGCTCTTAAAGGCGATGACATTTGTATTCAAGAAATTGAAAGACTTGTGTACTACTTATCGAAAGGAATAGCTACCATTGCTTATATGATGAACCCAGAAATGATTGTTATTGGTGGGGGCATTACAAATCAAAAAGACTATTTATATCCGTTAATCATGGAACAGTTAGAGAAAGATATTATTCCGTCTCTTCTTCGTAAAACAAAAATAGAAATTGCGGATCATCTCAATGATGCGGGTATGATTGGTGCATTACGACATTTTCTAATACAGGAATCATTGCAACCCTATAATCGAATTACAACGATGATTGAATCGAATAATCATAAACTAACAAAAGGGGAAAGCATGATTGCAAAATATATTATGATGAATTTGAGTGATGTTCCAAGTAATACGATTTCAGAAATGGCTCAGAAAATAAATGTATCGGAATCGATGATAACAAGATTTTGTAAAAAGTTAGAAATTGGTTCATTTAACGAGCTGCGTCTAATGGCCAAAGAAGCGATTATTGGTACCCGTTTACATGATAAATCAGATACAAGCAGTTTGGTGAAAGTAAGGCAGGATTATATAAATATACTTAATAATATCGAAACATTAAACCAATCGAATGATATAAGATTGCTTAAGGAGCAATTTACTAAAGCAAAGCAGGTATTATTATATGGATCCGGAGATATGGCATTCATTATGAATTCCGTTAAATATAAATTGATGAAACTAGGTAAGCCAATCGATGCTTTTTCCAATCGTTATCAGATGGAAATGTCAACTGATTTATTAAACCCGGATATGATTGTCATTGGTCTAAGTCTATCAGGATATGACACGGAAGTTATTGATATGTTTCAGGTAGCTAAAGCGAAAGGCGCCATGACGGTTGGAATTACAAGCCAGCAAGATGCTCCATTATTAGAGGGAGCAGATATGTCATTCTTAATCCCAACGGCGGATGAAGTAGATAGTGAACTGAACTCAATAAGTGAAATTTCCTTGTATTATTTACTAGATATATTTTTTAAAGAAGAACAAACGATAAAAACAAAAGAAGTTATCTAG
- a CDS encoding N-acetylmannosamine-6-phosphate 2-epimerase, whose protein sequence is MSNHNVLFDINQNLIVSCQALEDEPLHGSETMAKMAEAAKIGGAKAIRCNSVIDALAIKTQTDLPIIAIIKRDYSGSDVYITPTIREIKELLAVKPDVIALDATIHTRPNNEKLNDLVTFIHENSDTLVMGDIATLEDAAYAYECEVDILSSTLAGYTKETRHVQGPDFNLVKQLSKMYDIPVIAEGQIQTPEQARIMLDMGAWSVVVGGAITRPQMITKSFVSVMSAGQ, encoded by the coding sequence TTGAGCAATCATAACGTTCTTTTTGACATAAACCAAAATCTCATTGTATCTTGTCAGGCGCTTGAGGATGAACCGTTGCACGGCTCAGAAACAATGGCAAAAATGGCGGAGGCTGCCAAAATAGGTGGTGCAAAAGCAATCCGATGTAACTCCGTAATAGACGCTTTAGCAATAAAGACACAAACCGATCTGCCAATCATTGCGATTATCAAACGTGATTATAGTGGAAGCGATGTCTATATCACTCCTACCATAAGGGAAATTAAAGAATTGCTTGCCGTTAAACCGGATGTGATTGCCTTGGATGCAACCATTCATACGAGACCAAATAATGAAAAACTAAACGATTTGGTTACCTTTATTCATGAGAACAGTGACACGTTGGTTATGGGCGATATTGCAACACTTGAAGACGCTGCCTATGCATATGAGTGTGAGGTAGATATTCTATCTTCTACTCTTGCTGGCTATACAAAAGAAACACGACATGTACAGGGCCCTGATTTTAATCTAGTAAAACAACTTAGTAAAATGTATGACATCCCTGTCATTGCAGAGGGGCAAATCCAAACCCCAGAACAAGCAAGAATTATGTTAGATATGGGCGCATGGTCCGTTGTCGTTGGTGGCGCCATCACGAGGCCACAGATGATCACTAAATCATTTGTTTCGGTTATGTCAGCGGGGCAGTAG